Proteins encoded together in one Terriglobus saanensis SP1PR4 window:
- a CDS encoding CGNR zinc finger domain-containing protein, producing MSSFLALADEPVLDFLNTVALVDGQPADTLQSDSDVLAWLKQFGFAVPSATNLKPNALLHATRQLREVVRPLIERRAEGKRIHPEALNDFLAKSPSYLTLTQNKLHRIYPTRTAEQLLTPLAEAAAEFLATADFALVRGCESSDCILWFYDRTKSHQRRWCSMATCGNRHKVAAFRQRQQRA from the coding sequence TGGACTTCCTGAACACCGTTGCGCTTGTGGATGGCCAGCCCGCCGACACACTCCAATCGGACAGTGACGTTCTCGCCTGGCTGAAGCAATTCGGTTTCGCCGTGCCTTCCGCGACAAATCTGAAACCCAACGCGCTCCTGCATGCCACCCGCCAGCTCCGCGAAGTCGTCCGTCCCCTCATCGAACGTCGCGCCGAGGGCAAACGCATTCATCCTGAAGCTCTCAACGACTTCCTCGCGAAGAGCCCGAGCTATCTCACACTCACGCAGAATAAACTTCATCGCATCTATCCCACACGAACTGCCGAACAGCTTTTGACCCCGCTCGCAGAAGCCGCCGCGGAGTTCCTCGCGACAGCAGACTTCGCGCTTGTCCGTGGATGCGAGAGCAGCGACTGCATCCTCTGGTTCTACGACCGCACCAAGTCACACCAACGCCGCTGGTGCAGCATGGCAACCTGCGGCAACCGGCATAAGGTCGCAGCCTTTCGCCAACGCCAGCAAAGAGCGTAA